A window of Prolixibacter sp. SD074 contains these coding sequences:
- a CDS encoding family 16 glycosylhydrolase: MKYLFGLFLLLVWFPVEVAAQDCVQLVWSDEFNYTGSPDPQNWSFETGAGGWGNNELQYYTNRLSNAEVKNGNLVITARKESYQGSDYTSARLITYNKAGSWTYGRIEARMKLPYGQGIWPAFWMLGKSIFEGTSWPGCGELDIMEMIGGGDNDNTVYGTAHWDNNGHVSYGLSYTNPAKLADDFHVYAIEWDSQKIKWYFDDNLYCTLDITPPSLTAFHNPFFIILNIAVGGNWPGGPDATTVFPQTMEVDYVRVYSGTPPNPTVTGPSTATADDTVQFSTQDIPNATYTWTIPADATIVSGDGTNSISVRWGNTSGDVSVSVTTSCGTYDSNKLNVAVVKLPPSDPWYVPHTVGGNVNWEVVQTNNNMVSLSMAGEDLQVDYDVQNPSASPAIYYPFDGIYGLTTSSTAVLELKTEAGNAPSNMRFELVDVNDNVNTADLLKIDSPNDDGVYHIHAHIFGQNPDNIFKLDQIKGMRLYFNYGVLGTTGSGKFWLKPVELTSEDITTGITDLKSHQLNLYPNPVTDVLSVQLPQEGYGASVIGVHDMNGRLLRQFTTESLGGPLQLNVVDFASGVYFLTIQAGNERFAGQFIKK, from the coding sequence ATGAAGTACCTGTTCGGCTTATTTCTTTTGTTGGTGTGGTTTCCGGTGGAAGTTGCAGCACAGGATTGTGTCCAGTTGGTTTGGAGCGACGAGTTCAACTATACCGGTTCACCCGATCCGCAAAACTGGAGTTTTGAAACCGGTGCTGGTGGCTGGGGAAATAACGAACTTCAGTATTACACTAATCGGCTTTCCAATGCGGAGGTAAAGAACGGTAACCTTGTCATTACAGCCCGGAAGGAAAGTTATCAGGGCAGTGATTATACGTCGGCCCGTTTGATTACCTACAACAAAGCTGGTTCATGGACCTACGGACGTATCGAGGCGCGTATGAAACTGCCGTACGGACAAGGAATCTGGCCGGCCTTCTGGATGCTGGGGAAAAGTATTTTTGAAGGTACTTCCTGGCCTGGTTGCGGCGAGTTAGACATCATGGAGATGATTGGAGGTGGCGACAATGACAATACCGTTTACGGAACAGCTCACTGGGACAATAACGGCCATGTATCGTACGGATTATCCTACACCAATCCGGCCAAACTTGCCGATGATTTCCATGTATATGCCATCGAATGGGACAGCCAGAAAATAAAGTGGTACTTCGATGATAATTTGTATTGCACGCTGGATATTACACCGCCCTCGTTGACTGCCTTTCATAACCCGTTTTTCATTATTCTTAATATCGCGGTTGGCGGAAACTGGCCTGGAGGCCCCGATGCAACAACGGTTTTTCCGCAAACCATGGAGGTGGATTATGTGCGGGTGTATAGCGGGACGCCACCCAATCCGACGGTTACGGGGCCGTCAACCGCTACTGCAGATGATACCGTTCAATTTTCGACTCAGGATATTCCCAATGCAACTTATACCTGGACGATTCCTGCAGATGCAACCATTGTTTCCGGTGACGGAACAAACAGCATCTCTGTTCGGTGGGGAAATACCTCGGGAGATGTTTCTGTTTCGGTAACGACTAGTTGTGGGACATATGATTCGAATAAGCTGAATGTGGCTGTTGTGAAACTTCCGCCCAGCGATCCGTGGTATGTTCCGCACACGGTTGGCGGAAATGTCAACTGGGAGGTTGTTCAGACCAATAACAATATGGTGTCGCTTTCGATGGCAGGCGAGGATTTGCAGGTGGATTATGACGTGCAGAATCCCAGTGCTTCGCCGGCGATTTATTATCCGTTCGATGGAATTTACGGTTTGACAACCTCGTCAACGGCTGTGCTGGAGTTGAAAACCGAGGCGGGAAATGCGCCATCGAATATGCGCTTTGAGTTGGTGGATGTGAACGATAACGTGAATACTGCTGATTTGCTGAAGATTGATTCGCCCAATGATGATGGTGTATATCATATTCATGCCCATATTTTTGGTCAGAATCCGGATAATATTTTCAAGCTTGATCAGATAAAGGGAATGCGCCTTTATTTTAATTATGGCGTATTGGGAACCACCGGTTCAGGTAAATTCTGGCTCAAGCCTGTGGAACTTACCAGCGAGGATATCACAACGGGCATTACTGACCTGAAAAGTCATCAACTGAATTTATATCCAAACCCGGTAACCGATGTCCTTTCGGTTCAATTGCCGCAGGAGGGATATGGCGCTTCCGTTATTGGCGTTCATGACATGAATGGTCGGTTATTGCGACAGTTCACTACCGAATCGCTGGGAGGGCCCTTACAGTTGAATGTTGTCGATTTTGCTTCCGGTGTTTACTTCCTGACGATTCAGGCGGGGAATGAACGATTTGCCGGGCAGTTTATCAAAAAATAG
- a CDS encoding fibronectin type III-like domain-contianing protein — MKPGESKTVTFHLNTRDLAFVNHQLKYVVEEGKFVASVADLTVPFSVKATQTFDR; from the coding sequence TTGAAACCGGGAGAGTCAAAAACGGTGACGTTCCATCTGAATACACGTGATTTGGCATTCGTCAATCATCAGTTGAAATATGTGGTGGAAGAGGGAAAATTCGTCGCTTCGGTGGCGGATCTGACAGTTCCGTTTTCGGTGAAAGCGACACAAACATTCGATCGTTAA
- a CDS encoding glycoside hydrolase family 3 N-terminal domain-containing protein, protein MGYQMIKGYEGENNDIDNPVHVASCMKHFLGHSAANSGKDRTPALLPEIDLRERHLVSFKKAIDAGAHSVMSNSGIINGVPVHASYDIIAKLLKQELGLNGLVVTDWADIENLHNRDRVARTQKEAVKISVNAGIDMSMVPYTGCKTPARIRKS, encoded by the coding sequence ATGGGATACCAGATGATTAAAGGTTATGAAGGAGAAAACAACGATATTGACAACCCGGTGCATGTAGCTTCGTGTATGAAGCATTTCCTGGGGCATTCGGCAGCTAATTCCGGAAAAGACAGGACACCTGCTCTTCTTCCGGAGATCGATTTGCGCGAACGTCACCTGGTTTCGTTCAAAAAGGCGATTGATGCCGGTGCGCATTCGGTGATGAGCAATTCAGGAATTATCAACGGTGTTCCGGTACACGCCAGCTATGATATTATTGCCAAACTGCTGAAACAGGAATTGGGACTTAACGGACTGGTGGTTACCGACTGGGCTGATATTGAAAACCTGCACAACCGCGATCGGGTAGCCCGCACGCAAAAAGAAGCAGTGAAAATTTCCGTCAACGCCGGAATCGACATGTCGATGGTCCCTTACACCGGATGTAAAACGCCTGCGCGGATTCGAAAAAGTTGA
- a CDS encoding family 16 glycosylhydrolase — translation MKKIFSGILLLLVAASCHTATRKAESKAGAVPQKKGDWNLVWDDEFNYNGLPDSTKWSFNTRGNESGWGNHEAEFYTDKRVENAHVGNGVLTIAAKKEDFGGKKYTSARIRTIHKGDWLYGCIEVRARLPKGKGLWPAIWMLSTDWKYGGWPESGEIDIMENVGYDPDTIHGTVHTKAYNHVIGTQVGKAISIPDCHDKFHVYALEWDANEMSMFVDGQKYFTFKNEHTGFEAWPFDQPFHLILNVAVGGDWGGKQGIDDSVFPQTMDVDYVRVYQKNK, via the coding sequence ATGAAAAAGATTTTTTCGGGAATTCTCTTGCTGCTGGTGGCTGCGTCATGCCATACGGCAACCAGGAAAGCTGAAAGCAAAGCAGGCGCAGTTCCGCAAAAAAAGGGAGACTGGAACCTGGTTTGGGACGACGAATTCAATTACAACGGTTTGCCCGATTCTACCAAGTGGAGTTTTAATACCCGGGGAAACGAGTCTGGTTGGGGAAACCATGAAGCGGAGTTTTATACCGATAAGCGAGTGGAGAATGCTCATGTGGGCAATGGAGTGTTGACCATCGCAGCCAAAAAGGAGGATTTCGGTGGGAAGAAATACACCTCTGCTCGTATACGTACCATCCACAAAGGTGATTGGCTTTATGGATGTATCGAAGTAAGAGCTCGTCTGCCGAAAGGCAAAGGTTTGTGGCCGGCAATCTGGATGTTGTCTACAGACTGGAAATATGGCGGCTGGCCCGAAAGTGGCGAGATTGATATCATGGAAAATGTAGGATACGATCCGGACACGATTCACGGAACAGTGCATACCAAAGCCTACAATCATGTTATCGGTACGCAGGTAGGTAAAGCGATCTCGATACCCGATTGCCACGATAAATTCCATGTATATGCACTCGAGTGGGATGCCAATGAGATGAGTATGTTCGTTGACGGGCAAAAATATTTTACGTTTAAAAACGAACATACCGGTTTCGAAGCCTGGCCATTCGATCAGCCTTTCCATCTGATACTGAATGTCGCGGTTGGTGGTGACTGGGGCGGAAAACAGGGAATCGATGATTCGGTTTTCCCGCAAACGATGGATGTAGACTACGTGAGGGTCTACCAGAAGAACAAATAA